In Cicer arietinum cultivar CDC Frontier isolate Library 1 chromosome 1, Cicar.CDCFrontier_v2.0, whole genome shotgun sequence, one DNA window encodes the following:
- the LOC101490835 gene encoding uncharacterized protein isoform X2: protein MEEEQTLTLVSGAEREQEQEKDEAMSDSIDSDSDSEDEAQQNIQLESLQTDLAANPSNYYAHLQYIKLLRKTGDVDRLTKAREAMSEIFPLTPAMWQQWIKDELSLNTGSRPEAFSRVLELYERGVFDYLSASLWCDYLNFVQEFDPMVHQSSPTGISKARDLFERALTAAGLHVTQGSKIWEAYKQYEQDILLTFDETDAQAKEKQVQRIRSLFHRQLSVPHVDMNSTLMSYKTWEVEQGNLHNVSVCLIDSYPHVASAYQKALEMYNARVCFEEQISIQNISDSERLQQYMNYLKFEQSFGTPARIQVLYERAITDFPISPDLWLDYTRYLDKTLKVGKIVSNVYSRATKNCPWVGELWVRYMLSMERGHASEKDLAEIFEKSLQRTFSTSDEFQYLDLFLTRVDGLRRRMTSTTGEDPLEYRIIRETFQRASDYLSPSMKNTDGLLHLHAYWAHLEAKLEKDITAARGVWENFLKTCGSMLEAWTGYIAMEVESGHINEARSIYKRCYSKKFSGTGSEDICNSWLRFEREFGKLEDFDHASLKVTPRLEELNLYRLQQESKSVDDSENNLKRNVRDKRKLGSDIADEQSPAKRQKDASRKLKKASEENIYQVQNSSRVRKVEGTDQKNKKSDGNLSEQQLTHGKHRAYSDQCTAFISNLNPTANDEHIRDFFSDIGGIVAIRILHDKFTGKSRGLAYVDFLDDEHLVAAVAKNKNWLLGKKLSIARSDPKRGGKETFDPKNAKEDVSKGTDDTSKTDVKDAKFSSRKPRSESIQFKGKNTFAVPRNVIPLGYSANKPKMQDGDEKPKSNEEFRKIFIQ, encoded by the exons ATGGAGGAGGAGCAGACACTAACCCTAGTATCAGGAGCAGAGCGAGAGCAAGAGCAAGAGAAAGACGAAGCCATGTCTGATTCCATCGATTCCGATTCTGATTCGGAGGACGAAGCTCAGCAGAACATCCAACTCGAATCCCTCCAGACCGACCTTGCCGCTAATCCTTCCAACTACTATGCTCATTTGCAA TATATAAAGCTTCTAAGAAAGACTGGTGATGTTGATAGACTGACAAAAGCAAGAGAAGCTATGAGTGAAATCTTTCCACTGACCCCTGCCATGTGGCAACAGTGGATCAAAGACGAGCTTTCTCTCAACACTGGTTCTCG ACCGGAGGCtttctctagagttcttgagcTTTATGAGCGTGGGGTGTTTGATTATCTG TCTGCCTCTCTTTGGTGTGACTACCTTAATTTTGTCCAAGAGTTTGATCCAATGGTACACCAATCTTCACCTACTGGTATTTCCAAGGCAAGGGATCTGTTTGAGAGGGCCCTTACTGCTGCTGGTTTGCATGTTACCCAAGGCAGTAAGATATGGGAAGCATACAAGCAATATGAGCAGGATATACTTCTAACCTTTGATGAAACTGATGCACAG GCAAAAGAAAAGCAAGTTCAACGCATTCGAAGTTTATTCCATCGCCAGTTGTCTGTCCCCCACGTTGACATGAATTCAACACTTATGTCTTATAAGACTTGGGAGGTGGAACAGGGAAATCTTCACAATGTATCCGTTTGCCTGATTGATAGTTATCCTCACGTTGCGTCAGCATACCAGAAGGCATTGGAGATGTATAATGCTCGCGTTTGTTTTGAAGAACAGATTTCTATCCAAAATATTTCTGATTCGGAAAGATTACAACAGTACATG AACTATTTGAAATTTGAGCAGTCTTTTGGAACACCAGCTAGAATTCAAGTTCTATATGAGCGAGCTATTACTGACTTTCCTATATCACCCGATCTCTGGCTTGATTATACTCGCTATTTGGACAAAACTTTGAAG gTTGGTAAAATTGTCAGCAATGTATATTCTAGGGCCACTAAGAACTGCCCTTGGGTTGGAGAACTTTGGGTTCGGTATATGCTTTCCATGGAGCGTGGTCATGCTTCTGAGAAAGACTTGGCTGAA atatttgagAAGTCCCTGCAACGCACCTTTTCAACTTCAGATGAG TTTCAGTATCTTGATTTGTTTCTCACCCGGGTTGATGGATTAAGGCGAAGAATGACATCCACCACGGGAGAGGATCCATTGGAATATAGAATAATAAGAGAGACCTTCCAG CGTGCATCAGATTACCTGTCACCATCCATGAAGAATACCGATGGCTTGTTACATTTACATGCTTATTGGGCCCATTTAGAAGCAAAACTTGAAAAAGATATAACTGCAGCTCGTGGAGTTTGGGAGAATTTTCTTAAGACCTG CGGTTCAATGTTGGAGGCATGGACTGGCTATATAGCAATGGAAGTTGAATCCGGTCACATAAATGAAGCAAGGTCCATATACAAGAGATGCTACAGTAAAAAGTTTTCAGGGACCGGTTCAGAG GACATTTGCAACTCATGGTTACGCTTTGAGAGGGAGTTTGGCAAGTTGGAAGATTTTGATCATGCTTCACTGAAG GTTACCCCACGTCTGGAAGAGTTAAATTTGTATAGGTTGCAGCAGGAGTCCAAGTCAGTTGATGATAGTGAAAATAATCTAAAGAGAAATGTACGTGACAAAAGAAAGTTAGGGTCAGATATAGCCGATGAACAGTCTCCAGCAAAGCGACAGAAAGATGCTagtagaaaattaaaaaaagcatCCGAGGAAAATATATACCAAGTACAGAACTCTTCTCGGGTGAGAAAAGTGGAAGGGACCgatcagaaaaataaaaaatctgatGGCAACCTAAGTGAGCAACAGCTTACCCATGGAAAACACCGGGCATACTCTGACCAGTGTACTGCTTTTATATCAAATCTCAACCCTACG GCAAATGATGAGCATATTCGTGATTTCTTCAGTGATATCGGTGGAATTGTAGCCATCCGCATCCTACATGACAAGTTCACTGGAAAGTCCAGG GGGCTAGCTTAtgtggactttttggacgatgaGCACCTTGTTGCCGCGGTAGCTAAAAACAAGAACTGGTTACTTGGGAAGAAGCTAAGTATTGCTCGATCTGACCCAAAGCGAGGGGGAAAGGAAACTTTTGATCCAAAAAATGCAAAAGAAGATG TATCCAAAGGAACTGATGATACTTCCAAGACAGATGTAAAAGATGCGAAGTTCTCTTCTAGAAAGCCACGAAGTGAGAGCATTCAGTTTAAAGGGAAGAATACTTTTGCGGTGCCTAGAAATGTCATACCACTTGGTTATAGTGCAAATAAACCAAAAATGCAAGACGGTGATGAAAAGCCAAAATCTAATGAAGAATTCAGAAAGATATTCATTCAATAA
- the LOC101490835 gene encoding uncharacterized protein isoform X4, with amino-acid sequence MEEEQTLTLVSGAEREQEQEKDEAMSDSIDSDSDSEDEAQQNIQLESLQTDLAANPSNYYAHLQYIKLLRKTGDVDRLTKAREAMSEIFPLTPAMWQQWIKDELSLNTGSRPEAFSRVLELYERGVFDYLSASLWCDYLNFVQEFDPMVHQSSPTGISKARDLFERALTAAGLHVTQGSKIWEAYKQYEQDILLTFDETDAQAKEKQVQRIRSLFHRQLSVPHVDMNSTLMSYKTWEVEQGNLHNVSVCLIDSYPHVASAYQKALEMYNARVCFEEQISIQNISDSERLQQYMNYLKFEQSFGTPARIQVLYERAITDFPISPDLWLDYTRYLDKTLKVGKIVSNVYSRATKNCPWVGELWVRYMLSMERGHASEKDLAEIFEKSLQRTFSTSDEFQYLDLFLTRVDGLRRRMTSTTGEDPLEYRIIRETFQRASDYLSPSMKNTDGLLHLHAYWAHLEAKLEKDITAARGVWENFLKTCGSMLEAWTGYIAMEVESGHINEARSIYKRCYSKKFSGTGSEDICNSWLRFEREFGKLEDFDHASLKGLAYVDFLDDEHLVAAVAKNKNWLLGKKLSIARSDPKRGGKETFDPKNAKEDGSVSKGTDDTSKTDVKDAKFSSRKPRSESIQFKGKNTFAVPRNVIPLGYSANKPKMQDGDEKPKSNEEFRKIFIQ; translated from the exons ATGGAGGAGGAGCAGACACTAACCCTAGTATCAGGAGCAGAGCGAGAGCAAGAGCAAGAGAAAGACGAAGCCATGTCTGATTCCATCGATTCCGATTCTGATTCGGAGGACGAAGCTCAGCAGAACATCCAACTCGAATCCCTCCAGACCGACCTTGCCGCTAATCCTTCCAACTACTATGCTCATTTGCAA TATATAAAGCTTCTAAGAAAGACTGGTGATGTTGATAGACTGACAAAAGCAAGAGAAGCTATGAGTGAAATCTTTCCACTGACCCCTGCCATGTGGCAACAGTGGATCAAAGACGAGCTTTCTCTCAACACTGGTTCTCG ACCGGAGGCtttctctagagttcttgagcTTTATGAGCGTGGGGTGTTTGATTATCTG TCTGCCTCTCTTTGGTGTGACTACCTTAATTTTGTCCAAGAGTTTGATCCAATGGTACACCAATCTTCACCTACTGGTATTTCCAAGGCAAGGGATCTGTTTGAGAGGGCCCTTACTGCTGCTGGTTTGCATGTTACCCAAGGCAGTAAGATATGGGAAGCATACAAGCAATATGAGCAGGATATACTTCTAACCTTTGATGAAACTGATGCACAG GCAAAAGAAAAGCAAGTTCAACGCATTCGAAGTTTATTCCATCGCCAGTTGTCTGTCCCCCACGTTGACATGAATTCAACACTTATGTCTTATAAGACTTGGGAGGTGGAACAGGGAAATCTTCACAATGTATCCGTTTGCCTGATTGATAGTTATCCTCACGTTGCGTCAGCATACCAGAAGGCATTGGAGATGTATAATGCTCGCGTTTGTTTTGAAGAACAGATTTCTATCCAAAATATTTCTGATTCGGAAAGATTACAACAGTACATG AACTATTTGAAATTTGAGCAGTCTTTTGGAACACCAGCTAGAATTCAAGTTCTATATGAGCGAGCTATTACTGACTTTCCTATATCACCCGATCTCTGGCTTGATTATACTCGCTATTTGGACAAAACTTTGAAG gTTGGTAAAATTGTCAGCAATGTATATTCTAGGGCCACTAAGAACTGCCCTTGGGTTGGAGAACTTTGGGTTCGGTATATGCTTTCCATGGAGCGTGGTCATGCTTCTGAGAAAGACTTGGCTGAA atatttgagAAGTCCCTGCAACGCACCTTTTCAACTTCAGATGAG TTTCAGTATCTTGATTTGTTTCTCACCCGGGTTGATGGATTAAGGCGAAGAATGACATCCACCACGGGAGAGGATCCATTGGAATATAGAATAATAAGAGAGACCTTCCAG CGTGCATCAGATTACCTGTCACCATCCATGAAGAATACCGATGGCTTGTTACATTTACATGCTTATTGGGCCCATTTAGAAGCAAAACTTGAAAAAGATATAACTGCAGCTCGTGGAGTTTGGGAGAATTTTCTTAAGACCTG CGGTTCAATGTTGGAGGCATGGACTGGCTATATAGCAATGGAAGTTGAATCCGGTCACATAAATGAAGCAAGGTCCATATACAAGAGATGCTACAGTAAAAAGTTTTCAGGGACCGGTTCAGAG GACATTTGCAACTCATGGTTACGCTTTGAGAGGGAGTTTGGCAAGTTGGAAGATTTTGATCATGCTTCACTGAAG GGGCTAGCTTAtgtggactttttggacgatgaGCACCTTGTTGCCGCGGTAGCTAAAAACAAGAACTGGTTACTTGGGAAGAAGCTAAGTATTGCTCGATCTGACCCAAAGCGAGGGGGAAAGGAAACTTTTGATCCAAAAAATGCAAAAGAAGATG GTTCAGTATCCAAAGGAACTGATGATACTTCCAAGACAGATGTAAAAGATGCGAAGTTCTCTTCTAGAAAGCCACGAAGTGAGAGCATTCAGTTTAAAGGGAAGAATACTTTTGCGGTGCCTAGAAATGTCATACCACTTGGTTATAGTGCAAATAAACCAAAAATGCAAGACGGTGATGAAAAGCCAAAATCTAATGAAGAATTCAGAAAGATATTCATTCAATAA
- the LOC101490835 gene encoding uncharacterized protein isoform X3, with the protein MEEEQTLTLVSGAEREQEQEKDEAMSDSIDSDSDSEDEAQQNIQLESLQTDLAANPSNYYAHLQYIKLLRKTGDVDRLTKAREAMSEIFPLTPAMWQQWIKDELSLNTGSRPEAFSRVLELYERGVFDYLSASLWCDYLNFVQEFDPMVHQSSPTGISKARDLFERALTAAGLHVTQGSKIWEAYKQYEQDILLTFDETDAQAKEKQVQRIRSLFHRQLSVPHVDMNSTLMSYKTWEVEQGNLHNVSVCLIDSYPHVASAYQKALEMYNARVCFEEQISIQNISDSERLQQYMNYLKFEQSFGTPARIQVLYERAITDFPISPDLWLDYTRYLDKTLKVGKIVSNVYSRATKNCPWVGELWVRYMLSMERGHASEKDLAEIFEKSLQRTFSTSDEYLDLFLTRVDGLRRRMTSTTGEDPLEYRIIRETFQRASDYLSPSMKNTDGLLHLHAYWAHLEAKLEKDITAARGVWENFLKTCGSMLEAWTGYIAMEVESGHINEARSIYKRCYSKKFSGTGSEDICNSWLRFEREFGKLEDFDHASLKVTPRLEELNLYRLQQESKSVDDSENNLKRNVRDKRKLGSDIADEQSPAKRQKDASRKLKKASEENIYQVQNSSRVRKVEGTDQKNKKSDGNLSEQQLTHGKHRAYSDQCTAFISNLNPTANDEHIRDFFSDIGGIVAIRILHDKFTGKSRGLAYVDFLDDEHLVAAVAKNKNWLLGKKLSIARSDPKRGGKETFDPKNAKEDGSVSKGTDDTSKTDVKDAKFSSRKPRSESIQFKGKNTFAVPRNVIPLGYSANKPKMQDGDEKPKSNEEFRKIFIQ; encoded by the exons ATGGAGGAGGAGCAGACACTAACCCTAGTATCAGGAGCAGAGCGAGAGCAAGAGCAAGAGAAAGACGAAGCCATGTCTGATTCCATCGATTCCGATTCTGATTCGGAGGACGAAGCTCAGCAGAACATCCAACTCGAATCCCTCCAGACCGACCTTGCCGCTAATCCTTCCAACTACTATGCTCATTTGCAA TATATAAAGCTTCTAAGAAAGACTGGTGATGTTGATAGACTGACAAAAGCAAGAGAAGCTATGAGTGAAATCTTTCCACTGACCCCTGCCATGTGGCAACAGTGGATCAAAGACGAGCTTTCTCTCAACACTGGTTCTCG ACCGGAGGCtttctctagagttcttgagcTTTATGAGCGTGGGGTGTTTGATTATCTG TCTGCCTCTCTTTGGTGTGACTACCTTAATTTTGTCCAAGAGTTTGATCCAATGGTACACCAATCTTCACCTACTGGTATTTCCAAGGCAAGGGATCTGTTTGAGAGGGCCCTTACTGCTGCTGGTTTGCATGTTACCCAAGGCAGTAAGATATGGGAAGCATACAAGCAATATGAGCAGGATATACTTCTAACCTTTGATGAAACTGATGCACAG GCAAAAGAAAAGCAAGTTCAACGCATTCGAAGTTTATTCCATCGCCAGTTGTCTGTCCCCCACGTTGACATGAATTCAACACTTATGTCTTATAAGACTTGGGAGGTGGAACAGGGAAATCTTCACAATGTATCCGTTTGCCTGATTGATAGTTATCCTCACGTTGCGTCAGCATACCAGAAGGCATTGGAGATGTATAATGCTCGCGTTTGTTTTGAAGAACAGATTTCTATCCAAAATATTTCTGATTCGGAAAGATTACAACAGTACATG AACTATTTGAAATTTGAGCAGTCTTTTGGAACACCAGCTAGAATTCAAGTTCTATATGAGCGAGCTATTACTGACTTTCCTATATCACCCGATCTCTGGCTTGATTATACTCGCTATTTGGACAAAACTTTGAAG gTTGGTAAAATTGTCAGCAATGTATATTCTAGGGCCACTAAGAACTGCCCTTGGGTTGGAGAACTTTGGGTTCGGTATATGCTTTCCATGGAGCGTGGTCATGCTTCTGAGAAAGACTTGGCTGAA atatttgagAAGTCCCTGCAACGCACCTTTTCAACTTCAGATGAG TATCTTGATTTGTTTCTCACCCGGGTTGATGGATTAAGGCGAAGAATGACATCCACCACGGGAGAGGATCCATTGGAATATAGAATAATAAGAGAGACCTTCCAG CGTGCATCAGATTACCTGTCACCATCCATGAAGAATACCGATGGCTTGTTACATTTACATGCTTATTGGGCCCATTTAGAAGCAAAACTTGAAAAAGATATAACTGCAGCTCGTGGAGTTTGGGAGAATTTTCTTAAGACCTG CGGTTCAATGTTGGAGGCATGGACTGGCTATATAGCAATGGAAGTTGAATCCGGTCACATAAATGAAGCAAGGTCCATATACAAGAGATGCTACAGTAAAAAGTTTTCAGGGACCGGTTCAGAG GACATTTGCAACTCATGGTTACGCTTTGAGAGGGAGTTTGGCAAGTTGGAAGATTTTGATCATGCTTCACTGAAG GTTACCCCACGTCTGGAAGAGTTAAATTTGTATAGGTTGCAGCAGGAGTCCAAGTCAGTTGATGATAGTGAAAATAATCTAAAGAGAAATGTACGTGACAAAAGAAAGTTAGGGTCAGATATAGCCGATGAACAGTCTCCAGCAAAGCGACAGAAAGATGCTagtagaaaattaaaaaaagcatCCGAGGAAAATATATACCAAGTACAGAACTCTTCTCGGGTGAGAAAAGTGGAAGGGACCgatcagaaaaataaaaaatctgatGGCAACCTAAGTGAGCAACAGCTTACCCATGGAAAACACCGGGCATACTCTGACCAGTGTACTGCTTTTATATCAAATCTCAACCCTACG GCAAATGATGAGCATATTCGTGATTTCTTCAGTGATATCGGTGGAATTGTAGCCATCCGCATCCTACATGACAAGTTCACTGGAAAGTCCAGG GGGCTAGCTTAtgtggactttttggacgatgaGCACCTTGTTGCCGCGGTAGCTAAAAACAAGAACTGGTTACTTGGGAAGAAGCTAAGTATTGCTCGATCTGACCCAAAGCGAGGGGGAAAGGAAACTTTTGATCCAAAAAATGCAAAAGAAGATG GTTCAGTATCCAAAGGAACTGATGATACTTCCAAGACAGATGTAAAAGATGCGAAGTTCTCTTCTAGAAAGCCACGAAGTGAGAGCATTCAGTTTAAAGGGAAGAATACTTTTGCGGTGCCTAGAAATGTCATACCACTTGGTTATAGTGCAAATAAACCAAAAATGCAAGACGGTGATGAAAAGCCAAAATCTAATGAAGAATTCAGAAAGATATTCATTCAATAA
- the LOC101490835 gene encoding uncharacterized protein isoform X1, translated as MEEEQTLTLVSGAEREQEQEKDEAMSDSIDSDSDSEDEAQQNIQLESLQTDLAANPSNYYAHLQYIKLLRKTGDVDRLTKAREAMSEIFPLTPAMWQQWIKDELSLNTGSRPEAFSRVLELYERGVFDYLSASLWCDYLNFVQEFDPMVHQSSPTGISKARDLFERALTAAGLHVTQGSKIWEAYKQYEQDILLTFDETDAQAKEKQVQRIRSLFHRQLSVPHVDMNSTLMSYKTWEVEQGNLHNVSVCLIDSYPHVASAYQKALEMYNARVCFEEQISIQNISDSERLQQYMNYLKFEQSFGTPARIQVLYERAITDFPISPDLWLDYTRYLDKTLKVGKIVSNVYSRATKNCPWVGELWVRYMLSMERGHASEKDLAEIFEKSLQRTFSTSDEFQYLDLFLTRVDGLRRRMTSTTGEDPLEYRIIRETFQRASDYLSPSMKNTDGLLHLHAYWAHLEAKLEKDITAARGVWENFLKTCGSMLEAWTGYIAMEVESGHINEARSIYKRCYSKKFSGTGSEDICNSWLRFEREFGKLEDFDHASLKVTPRLEELNLYRLQQESKSVDDSENNLKRNVRDKRKLGSDIADEQSPAKRQKDASRKLKKASEENIYQVQNSSRVRKVEGTDQKNKKSDGNLSEQQLTHGKHRAYSDQCTAFISNLNPTANDEHIRDFFSDIGGIVAIRILHDKFTGKSRGLAYVDFLDDEHLVAAVAKNKNWLLGKKLSIARSDPKRGGKETFDPKNAKEDGSVSKGTDDTSKTDVKDAKFSSRKPRSESIQFKGKNTFAVPRNVIPLGYSANKPKMQDGDEKPKSNEEFRKIFIQ; from the exons ATGGAGGAGGAGCAGACACTAACCCTAGTATCAGGAGCAGAGCGAGAGCAAGAGCAAGAGAAAGACGAAGCCATGTCTGATTCCATCGATTCCGATTCTGATTCGGAGGACGAAGCTCAGCAGAACATCCAACTCGAATCCCTCCAGACCGACCTTGCCGCTAATCCTTCCAACTACTATGCTCATTTGCAA TATATAAAGCTTCTAAGAAAGACTGGTGATGTTGATAGACTGACAAAAGCAAGAGAAGCTATGAGTGAAATCTTTCCACTGACCCCTGCCATGTGGCAACAGTGGATCAAAGACGAGCTTTCTCTCAACACTGGTTCTCG ACCGGAGGCtttctctagagttcttgagcTTTATGAGCGTGGGGTGTTTGATTATCTG TCTGCCTCTCTTTGGTGTGACTACCTTAATTTTGTCCAAGAGTTTGATCCAATGGTACACCAATCTTCACCTACTGGTATTTCCAAGGCAAGGGATCTGTTTGAGAGGGCCCTTACTGCTGCTGGTTTGCATGTTACCCAAGGCAGTAAGATATGGGAAGCATACAAGCAATATGAGCAGGATATACTTCTAACCTTTGATGAAACTGATGCACAG GCAAAAGAAAAGCAAGTTCAACGCATTCGAAGTTTATTCCATCGCCAGTTGTCTGTCCCCCACGTTGACATGAATTCAACACTTATGTCTTATAAGACTTGGGAGGTGGAACAGGGAAATCTTCACAATGTATCCGTTTGCCTGATTGATAGTTATCCTCACGTTGCGTCAGCATACCAGAAGGCATTGGAGATGTATAATGCTCGCGTTTGTTTTGAAGAACAGATTTCTATCCAAAATATTTCTGATTCGGAAAGATTACAACAGTACATG AACTATTTGAAATTTGAGCAGTCTTTTGGAACACCAGCTAGAATTCAAGTTCTATATGAGCGAGCTATTACTGACTTTCCTATATCACCCGATCTCTGGCTTGATTATACTCGCTATTTGGACAAAACTTTGAAG gTTGGTAAAATTGTCAGCAATGTATATTCTAGGGCCACTAAGAACTGCCCTTGGGTTGGAGAACTTTGGGTTCGGTATATGCTTTCCATGGAGCGTGGTCATGCTTCTGAGAAAGACTTGGCTGAA atatttgagAAGTCCCTGCAACGCACCTTTTCAACTTCAGATGAG TTTCAGTATCTTGATTTGTTTCTCACCCGGGTTGATGGATTAAGGCGAAGAATGACATCCACCACGGGAGAGGATCCATTGGAATATAGAATAATAAGAGAGACCTTCCAG CGTGCATCAGATTACCTGTCACCATCCATGAAGAATACCGATGGCTTGTTACATTTACATGCTTATTGGGCCCATTTAGAAGCAAAACTTGAAAAAGATATAACTGCAGCTCGTGGAGTTTGGGAGAATTTTCTTAAGACCTG CGGTTCAATGTTGGAGGCATGGACTGGCTATATAGCAATGGAAGTTGAATCCGGTCACATAAATGAAGCAAGGTCCATATACAAGAGATGCTACAGTAAAAAGTTTTCAGGGACCGGTTCAGAG GACATTTGCAACTCATGGTTACGCTTTGAGAGGGAGTTTGGCAAGTTGGAAGATTTTGATCATGCTTCACTGAAG GTTACCCCACGTCTGGAAGAGTTAAATTTGTATAGGTTGCAGCAGGAGTCCAAGTCAGTTGATGATAGTGAAAATAATCTAAAGAGAAATGTACGTGACAAAAGAAAGTTAGGGTCAGATATAGCCGATGAACAGTCTCCAGCAAAGCGACAGAAAGATGCTagtagaaaattaaaaaaagcatCCGAGGAAAATATATACCAAGTACAGAACTCTTCTCGGGTGAGAAAAGTGGAAGGGACCgatcagaaaaataaaaaatctgatGGCAACCTAAGTGAGCAACAGCTTACCCATGGAAAACACCGGGCATACTCTGACCAGTGTACTGCTTTTATATCAAATCTCAACCCTACG GCAAATGATGAGCATATTCGTGATTTCTTCAGTGATATCGGTGGAATTGTAGCCATCCGCATCCTACATGACAAGTTCACTGGAAAGTCCAGG GGGCTAGCTTAtgtggactttttggacgatgaGCACCTTGTTGCCGCGGTAGCTAAAAACAAGAACTGGTTACTTGGGAAGAAGCTAAGTATTGCTCGATCTGACCCAAAGCGAGGGGGAAAGGAAACTTTTGATCCAAAAAATGCAAAAGAAGATG GTTCAGTATCCAAAGGAACTGATGATACTTCCAAGACAGATGTAAAAGATGCGAAGTTCTCTTCTAGAAAGCCACGAAGTGAGAGCATTCAGTTTAAAGGGAAGAATACTTTTGCGGTGCCTAGAAATGTCATACCACTTGGTTATAGTGCAAATAAACCAAAAATGCAAGACGGTGATGAAAAGCCAAAATCTAATGAAGAATTCAGAAAGATATTCATTCAATAA